A window from Peptococcaceae bacterium 1198_IL3148 encodes these proteins:
- a CDS encoding D-alanyl-D-alanine carboxypeptidase family protein: MKYRIIFLIVVAFSLVKFDTAYGQNVSINAPNITADAAILIDGRTGQVLYEKNSQQKCPPASTTKIMTAIIALEGGNLETLVSVSPKAAAIGESSIHLTPYEKLTLNDLLYGAMLRSGNDACVAIAEHIAGSEDMFVNFMNHHAKILGGYNTHFCNTNGLPNDLHHSSAYDLAMFAKYAMTNEKFCDIVRTRQRVIANADGMDRYLRNTNKLLWSYSWVDGIKTGTTNAAGCCLVTSANKEGRHLIAVVLHSDDRYGDTLKLLNYGLENFEEVVVLTKGEHFTTVRVEDGYHQTVPIVAAESMNILVPKWDKGTFEQRLTLERQMVAPVRAHCKVGEVTVNVNDREVGRVDLITASAVTKLPKHLLIYQRMCDYL; encoded by the coding sequence TTGAAGTATCGAATTATATTTTTGATTGTGGTGGCGTTTTCCCTGGTTAAATTTGATACCGCCTATGGACAAAATGTATCTATCAATGCACCCAATATAACAGCTGATGCTGCCATATTGATTGATGGCAGAACTGGCCAAGTTTTATACGAAAAGAACAGTCAACAAAAATGCCCCCCGGCCAGCACCACCAAAATAATGACTGCAATTATTGCTTTGGAAGGTGGAAATTTGGAAACGCTGGTTTCTGTCAGTCCCAAGGCTGCAGCAATTGGGGAATCCAGTATTCACCTGACACCTTACGAAAAACTTACGTTAAATGATTTGCTCTATGGTGCTATGCTTCGCTCAGGCAACGATGCCTGTGTAGCGATAGCAGAACATATTGCTGGCAGCGAAGATATGTTTGTAAATTTTATGAACCATCATGCTAAAATTTTAGGCGGATACAATACCCACTTCTGTAATACCAACGGGTTACCCAATGATTTACACCACTCATCGGCATACGATTTAGCAATGTTTGCTAAATACGCCATGACCAACGAAAAATTTTGTGACATAGTACGTACCCGCCAAAGGGTAATAGCAAATGCCGATGGTATGGATCGCTATTTGCGCAACACCAACAAGCTACTGTGGAGCTACAGCTGGGTTGACGGTATCAAAACCGGTACCACAAACGCTGCGGGTTGCTGTTTGGTTACATCAGCCAATAAAGAAGGCCGACACTTAATTGCGGTGGTGTTGCATAGCGATGACCGTTATGGTGATACATTAAAGTTATTAAACTATGGTTTGGAGAATTTTGAAGAAGTGGTGGTATTGACAAAGGGGGAACACTTTACAACGGTAAGGGTAGAAGATGGTTATCACCAAACAGTGCCAATAGTTGCTGCAGAAAGCATGAACATACTGGTACCAAAGTGGGATAAAGGCACCTTTGAGCAAAGGTTGACTTTAGAAAGACAAATGGTTGCACCGGTGAGGGCACACTGTAAAGTGGGGGAGGTAACGGTAAATGTCAATGATCGGGAAGTGGGCAGAGTAGATTTAATTACCGCGTCCGCTGTCACAAAATTGCCGAAACATTTACTGATTTATCAAAGAATGTGTGATTATTTATAG
- a CDS encoding polysaccharide deacetylase family protein, with protein MRILYFRKNFAFRLIAWLLLLTMFITIGYLAMRDRYAETTLAPIYQGSDTKKEIALTVNVYWGEEYLPQMLKIMQANDIKATFFIGGQWAEKYPELLKEISYQGHEIGSHGYSHPHPDHLTKDGNLREIKKSESIITQITGKPINLFAPPYGERGKAVLAACEEANYQCILWSVDTIDWQRPAPEVITQRVTQKAHNGAIVLMHPTAPTVKALPEMIKELKQNGYKFVKVSEMIQSTAEEQNPTAEK; from the coding sequence ATGAGAATATTGTATTTTAGAAAAAATTTTGCCTTTCGGCTGATAGCCTGGTTATTGCTACTGACAATGTTTATCACCATCGGCTATTTAGCTATGCGCGATCGTTATGCAGAAACAACCCTTGCCCCAATCTATCAAGGATCTGATACAAAAAAAGAAATTGCGTTAACGGTAAATGTATATTGGGGAGAAGAGTATTTGCCTCAGATGTTAAAAATTATGCAAGCAAATGATATTAAGGCAACTTTTTTTATTGGCGGTCAATGGGCAGAGAAGTATCCTGAATTATTAAAAGAGATTTCTTACCAAGGGCATGAGATTGGTAGCCATGGCTATTCGCATCCCCATCCCGATCATTTAACTAAGGATGGAAATTTGCGTGAAATAAAAAAATCAGAAAGTATTATTACCCAAATAACTGGTAAACCTATAAATTTGTTTGCTCCACCTTATGGGGAAAGGGGTAAAGCGGTGTTAGCGGCCTGTGAAGAAGCTAATTACCAATGTATTTTGTGGAGTGTGGACACTATAGATTGGCAACGGCCGGCTCCGGAAGTCATTACCCAACGGGTAACTCAAAAAGCCCATAATGGTGCCATTGTCTTAATGCATCCCACTGCTCCTACTGTCAAAGCTCTACCAGAGATGATTAAAGAATTAAAACAGAACGGCTACAAATTTGTTAAAGTTTCTGAAATGATTCAATCCACTGCAGAAGAGCAAAACCCAACGGCAGAAAAATAA
- a CDS encoding polyribonucleotide nucleotidyltransferase codes for MTQPNILRKEINLGGRNLVLETGRVAKQAGGAVLVRYGETVVLVTATMSKNPREGLDFFPLTVDYEERMYAVGKIPGGFIKREGRPSEKAILSSRLIDRPIRPLFNKKLRNEVQVIATVLSVDQDNAPEIAAMIGASAALHISNIPFQGPIGGTIVGRVDNQFIVNPTVAQQEQSEMHLVVAGTKDAVMMVEAGINELPEDVVLEGIMFGHSVTQQIVEMIEEFRQEALAMGLAKEKFVLELPEYDPVLEQKVTALADEKFTEAIHKCSAERLSKKEREALLEEVTENLINQLVEEFTEDDLPTIHELISMMEKKVMRRMITEERVRIDGRAITEVRPISVEVGILPRAHGSGLFTRGQTQILSIATLGRVSEEQILDGLGAEETKRYMHHYNFPPFSTGETKPVRSPGRREIGHGALAERALVPVLPPENEFPYTIRVVSEALESNGSTSMGSVCGSTLALMDAGVKIKAPVSGVAMGLIKEDDKFTVLTDIQGIEDALGDMDFKVAGTEKGITALQMDIKIAGISREVFEQALAQAHEGRMHILNKMLAVISNPREEISVHAPAIISTHIDPEKIRDVIGPGGKIIKRIVEETGADIDIEDDGRVFISAVNRDAGKKAHEIIEMITSDVQAGEIYTGKVVKVTDFGAFVEVIPGVMGLQGKEGLVHISQLAYNRVEKVEDVVKEGDQITVKALGYDNMGRLKLSKKEAMEPPEGYVENEKKPANRPPRKPRVPNKKF; via the coding sequence ATGACGCAACCCAACATCCTCAGAAAGGAGATAAACCTTGGTGGTCGCAATCTTGTGTTAGAAACCGGACGGGTGGCTAAACAAGCTGGTGGTGCAGTTTTGGTGCGCTATGGGGAAACTGTGGTGTTAGTAACTGCTACCATGTCAAAAAACCCCCGGGAAGGTTTAGATTTCTTTCCATTAACGGTAGATTATGAAGAAAGAATGTATGCTGTAGGTAAAATTCCAGGCGGCTTTATTAAAAGAGAGGGTCGCCCCAGTGAAAAGGCGATACTTTCATCAAGGCTTATCGATAGACCTATCAGACCTTTATTTAATAAAAAACTGCGCAATGAGGTGCAAGTAATTGCCACTGTGTTATCAGTGGATCAGGACAATGCACCAGAAATTGCAGCGATGATTGGCGCCTCTGCTGCGCTACATATATCAAATATCCCCTTTCAAGGTCCCATTGGCGGTACCATTGTAGGTAGAGTGGACAACCAGTTTATCGTTAATCCAACGGTGGCCCAACAGGAACAAAGTGAAATGCATTTGGTGGTTGCCGGAACTAAAGATGCCGTGATGATGGTAGAGGCCGGTATTAATGAACTGCCAGAAGATGTCGTGTTGGAAGGCATTATGTTTGGTCACAGTGTAACCCAACAAATTGTAGAAATGATTGAAGAATTTCGCCAAGAAGCGTTAGCCATGGGATTGGCTAAAGAAAAATTTGTTTTAGAATTACCAGAGTATGATCCAGTGCTGGAACAGAAAGTAACTGCGTTGGCTGATGAAAAATTCACTGAAGCAATTCATAAATGTTCCGCAGAGCGACTGTCTAAGAAAGAACGGGAAGCCCTACTGGAGGAAGTGACAGAAAACCTAATTAATCAACTTGTGGAAGAATTTACTGAAGATGATCTGCCAACAATCCATGAGTTGATCAGTATGATGGAAAAGAAAGTAATGCGCAGAATGATCACTGAGGAGAGAGTACGCATTGATGGTCGTGCCATTACCGAAGTACGTCCCATTTCAGTGGAAGTGGGAATACTGCCCCGTGCTCACGGCAGTGGTTTGTTTACCCGGGGGCAAACGCAAATTCTTTCAATAGCCACATTGGGTCGGGTTAGTGAAGAGCAAATTTTAGACGGCTTGGGTGCCGAAGAAACCAAACGTTACATGCACCATTACAATTTTCCTCCCTTTAGTACTGGTGAAACTAAGCCAGTGCGTTCACCGGGAAGACGAGAAATTGGACATGGTGCGCTAGCGGAGCGAGCTTTAGTACCAGTTTTACCACCAGAAAATGAATTTCCTTATACCATTCGTGTGGTATCTGAGGCCTTAGAATCCAACGGTTCCACTTCCATGGGTAGTGTATGTGGTAGTACTTTAGCACTTATGGATGCTGGAGTAAAAATAAAAGCACCGGTGTCCGGTGTTGCTATGGGTTTGATTAAAGAAGACGATAAATTCACTGTTTTAACAGATATCCAAGGTATCGAAGATGCTCTGGGTGATATGGACTTTAAAGTTGCTGGTACCGAAAAGGGTATCACAGCTCTGCAAATGGACATAAAAATAGCTGGAATCAGCAGAGAAGTTTTTGAACAAGCTTTAGCCCAAGCCCATGAAGGCCGGATGCATATTTTAAACAAAATGTTGGCAGTGATCTCCAATCCGCGTGAAGAAATTTCTGTTCATGCTCCGGCAATTATTAGCACACACATCGATCCCGAAAAGATTAGAGATGTCATCGGGCCTGGTGGCAAAATTATTAAACGGATTGTTGAAGAAACCGGTGCCGATATTGACATTGAAGATGATGGACGAGTATTTATTTCCGCCGTTAATCGTGACGCTGGTAAGAAAGCCCACGAAATTATTGAAATGATTACCTCTGATGTACAAGCTGGTGAAATATACACAGGCAAAGTTGTCAAAGTAACTGACTTTGGTGCTTTTGTGGAAGTGATTCCCGGAGTGATGGGATTACAAGGAAAAGAAGGTTTAGTGCATATTTCACAACTGGCCTACAACCGAGTAGAAAAAGTGGAAGACGTTGTTAAAGAGGGCGATCAAATTACAGTAAAAGCACTGGGTTATGATAACATGGGTCGCTTAAAGTTATCTAAAAAAGAAGCGATGGAACCACCCGAGGGTTATGTGGAAAATGAAAAAAAACCTGCTAATCGTCCTCCGCGTAAACCAAGGGTACCAAATAAAAAGTTTTAA
- the rpsO gene encoding 30S ribosomal protein S15, giving the protein MALNAEKKQGIIEKFKTHENDTGSPEVQIAILTERINYLTDHLKTHKKDHHSRRGLLKMVGHRRALLNYLRDRDFDRYRAIIEKLGLRK; this is encoded by the coding sequence ATGGCGTTGAATGCAGAAAAGAAACAAGGTATTATTGAAAAGTTTAAAACTCATGAAAATGATACCGGTTCACCAGAAGTTCAAATTGCAATTTTAACTGAGCGCATCAATTACCTCACAGACCACCTGAAAACCCATAAGAAGGACCACCACTCTCGTCGTGGTCTGCTAAAAATGGTTGGTCATCGTCGTGCTCTATTGAACTACTTACGTGACCGTGATTTCGATCGTTACCGTGCAATCATTGAAAAATTAGGTTTGCGCAAGTAA
- a CDS encoding bifunctional riboflavin kinase/FAD synthetase, with amino-acid sequence MIVLNSFKGLKNKFHNIVVGIGNFDGVHIGHQKLIKQVINTAKNNEGTAIVMTFDPHPLAVLSPKDEPPKLLSQQAKEKMMQCLGIDALLSIPFNLDFANMTPEQFINDILFEELAVQGIVVGYNYTFGNRGLGDVTTLKKYQEKYGYTLQVIEPVTINDQVVSSTLIRKMLLEGEVEKATKFLGYTPFVEGIVVTGDRRGNTIGFPTANLELSDKLLSPANGVYSVHVEINDDTYLGVANIGTKPTFNGQSNYRNLEVHLLDFNDDIYGDTIVVKFLRRLRNEKRFNSVSDLITQINQDIEMTISNRV; translated from the coding sequence ATGATTGTCTTAAATTCCTTCAAAGGACTAAAAAATAAATTCCACAACATTGTGGTTGGTATAGGAAACTTTGACGGAGTACATATTGGTCATCAAAAACTGATTAAGCAAGTAATCAATACTGCCAAAAATAATGAAGGTACTGCTATTGTTATGACCTTTGACCCCCATCCATTGGCAGTACTGTCACCTAAAGATGAGCCACCCAAATTGTTATCTCAGCAGGCTAAAGAGAAAATGATGCAGTGCTTGGGAATTGATGCTTTACTATCTATTCCCTTTAATCTTGACTTTGCCAACATGACCCCCGAACAGTTTATAAATGATATATTATTTGAGGAGTTGGCTGTACAGGGAATAGTTGTAGGTTATAATTATACTTTTGGCAACCGCGGTTTGGGGGATGTTACTACGCTAAAGAAATATCAAGAAAAGTATGGTTATACTCTACAAGTAATCGAGCCGGTAACTATAAATGATCAGGTGGTTAGCAGTACATTAATTCGCAAAATGCTCTTAGAAGGTGAAGTGGAAAAGGCCACCAAGTTTTTAGGTTATACCCCCTTTGTTGAAGGGATTGTGGTAACCGGTGACCGTAGAGGTAACACCATTGGCTTTCCCACAGCTAATTTGGAGTTGAGCGACAAACTGTTATCCCCTGCCAATGGGGTTTACAGTGTACATGTGGAAATAAATGATGACACTTATTTAGGTGTTGCCAATATTGGTACCAAGCCAACATTTAATGGCCAAAGTAATTACCGCAACTTAGAAGTACACTTACTGGATTTTAATGACGATATTTATGGTGACACCATTGTAGTTAAATTTTTAAGAAGATTGCGCAATGAAAAACGTTTCAATTCAGTGAGTGACTTAATTACTCAAATTAATCAAGATATTGAAATGACCATAAGCAATCGAGTGTAA
- the truB gene encoding tRNA pseudouridine(55) synthase TruB has translation MNGTGVVNILKPPGMTSHDVVDLVRKVFKTKKVGHTGTLDPAAAGVLPITVGRATKISQYITGADKFYRAEITLGIKTDSLDAEGRVLRNIDASAITELDFRQILNGFVGNIQQVPPMTSAIKIGGKKLYDLHRQGVEIERPARSVNIYSIDLVWSTGWGTEHPRVLFDVHCSKGTYIRTLCDDIGDKLGVGAHMSFLLRTGVGAFKIENTVTIEDLQNRANASEVLISMDDALLDYPQVLVKDKAIKSVLSGAKLYPPGVQQQPKQLEVGEIVRLKANNELLALAEVQMEIEPETRLVYKPICILQINL, from the coding sequence ATGAATGGAACAGGTGTTGTAAATATTTTAAAGCCACCTGGAATGACATCCCACGATGTGGTGGACTTGGTACGCAAAGTGTTTAAAACCAAAAAAGTGGGACATACTGGCACTTTAGATCCTGCCGCTGCAGGTGTGTTGCCGATAACAGTGGGCAGGGCCACTAAAATTTCCCAATATATTACAGGTGCCGATAAATTTTATCGAGCAGAGATAACACTGGGAATTAAAACTGATTCTTTGGACGCAGAGGGGCGGGTGTTGAGGAATATAGATGCCTCGGCCATCACAGAATTGGATTTTAGACAGATATTAAATGGCTTTGTGGGCAATATTCAACAGGTACCGCCAATGACTTCCGCCATTAAAATTGGTGGTAAAAAATTATATGATTTACACCGTCAAGGCGTTGAAATAGAGCGACCGGCCCGCAGTGTCAATATTTATAGTATTGATCTGGTGTGGTCTACCGGTTGGGGTACCGAGCATCCCCGGGTGTTGTTTGATGTTCATTGTTCTAAAGGGACATATATTCGGACACTATGTGATGATATCGGTGATAAATTAGGTGTTGGCGCTCATATGAGTTTTTTACTGAGGACTGGTGTCGGTGCTTTTAAAATAGAAAATACAGTGACTATTGAGGATTTGCAAAATAGAGCAAATGCCTCTGAGGTTTTAATTTCAATGGATGATGCCCTGTTAGATTATCCACAGGTATTGGTGAAAGATAAAGCAATTAAGTCGGTTTTGTCCGGTGCTAAATTGTACCCCCCAGGAGTGCAGCAGCAGCCAAAACAACTTGAAGTTGGAGAAATAGTTAGGCTAAAGGCTAACAATGAACTATTGGCTTTAGCGGAAGTGCAGATGGAAATTGAACCGGAAACACGACTGGTGTATAAACCAATATGTATATTGCAAATTAATCTCTAA
- a CDS encoding bifunctional oligoribonuclease/PAP phosphatase NrnA yields MALKASQNVIISGHITPDGDSIGSTIALGLALKKAGKKVTMASPDPLPDNYLFLPGADLVVHGLPAQQYDTFIVVDCSVPDRLGKHLVSLLNDGVTVVNIDHHASESTFGDLSYIDSQAAATGEIIYDLLVEMGTVIDKEMAINLYTAIVTDTGSFRYEGTSAETHRRVASLLECGVPVARLSKLIFDEKPLEVIKVLKEALPTLTVSQCGKVAWISFDWTSKEKTGAKDEHTDNLISYPRQIKGVEVALLFREQAPNMIKVGMRSNYYVDVNQLAGLFGGGGHKRASGCQMAGNIEEVKEKVITAALAAVKRGQ; encoded by the coding sequence ATGGCCTTAAAAGCCTCACAAAATGTTATTATTTCGGGGCATATAACGCCCGATGGGGATAGTATTGGTTCAACCATTGCATTGGGGTTGGCTTTAAAGAAGGCTGGTAAAAAGGTCACCATGGCCAGCCCTGATCCATTGCCAGACAACTATCTGTTTTTGCCCGGTGCTGATTTGGTGGTTCATGGTTTGCCGGCACAACAGTACGATACGTTCATTGTGGTGGACTGCTCGGTACCTGACCGTCTAGGTAAGCATCTGGTTAGTCTACTTAATGATGGGGTTACGGTGGTGAACATAGACCATCATGCCAGCGAATCCACCTTCGGTGATCTGAGTTATATTGACTCTCAGGCCGCTGCCACCGGTGAAATAATCTATGATTTATTAGTGGAAATGGGTACTGTGATCGATAAAGAGATGGCGATCAATTTATATACTGCCATTGTCACCGATACAGGTTCCTTCAGATACGAGGGAACCTCTGCAGAAACCCATAGGCGTGTGGCATCTTTACTGGAGTGTGGGGTGCCAGTGGCTAGGCTTTCTAAATTAATCTTTGATGAAAAGCCGTTAGAAGTGATCAAAGTACTTAAGGAAGCATTGCCAACTTTAACGGTATCCCAATGTGGTAAAGTTGCTTGGATTTCCTTTGACTGGACCAGCAAAGAAAAGACCGGGGCCAAGGACGAGCATACCGACAACCTAATTAGTTACCCCCGACAAATAAAAGGTGTGGAAGTGGCACTTTTATTTAGAGAGCAGGCCCCTAATATGATAAAAGTTGGTATGCGTTCCAATTATTATGTCGATGTCAATCAGCTGGCTGGGTTATTTGGCGGCGGTGGACATAAAAGAGCTTCTGGTTGTCAAATGGCTGGCAATATAGAAGAAGTAAAAGAAAAAGTGATCACAGCTGCTTTGGCTGCAGTTAAAAGAGGACAATAG
- the rbfA gene encoding 30S ribosome-binding factor RbfA has protein sequence MSHRTSRMAETIKQQVAEIIQHGLKDPRVGFASITMVEVSGDKRHAKIYVSVLGDDAKAKETIKALKNAQGYIRTELSKRLKVRFTPEIIFELDSSISHGVKIMEVLKQVEIKEDQTRNE, from the coding sequence ATGTCACACCGCACAAGTAGAATGGCGGAAACCATTAAGCAACAAGTGGCTGAGATAATTCAGCACGGGCTAAAGGACCCGCGAGTGGGATTTGCCAGCATCACAATGGTGGAGGTTTCCGGTGACAAGCGGCATGCAAAGATATATGTTAGCGTGTTGGGTGATGATGCCAAAGCTAAAGAAACGATTAAGGCACTAAAAAATGCCCAGGGTTACATTCGTACCGAGTTAAGTAAACGGTTAAAGGTGCGTTTCACACCAGAAATTATTTTTGAATTGGATTCATCCATCAGCCATGGAGTTAAAATCATGGAGGTATTAAAACAAGTAGAAATTAAAGAGGATCAAACGCGCAATGAATAG
- the infB gene encoding translation initiation factor IF-2, giving the protein MTKKRVHEIAKELNIESKEVMQRLSKMGISVKSALSVVEESDYKKIVHSNNNPKAVNTHSNENNGPEKRNDNKRKTNQDHTPGVVDRVPSRPPDRRFEERKPNNTQGGKNRTGAQGGPSRFNNNAQSAHGDKKHTGTQGNKPQGERPQGNKPQGNRPYGNRPQGNRPQGDSPYGNKPQGNRPQGDRPYGNRPQGNRPQGDRPYGNKPQGNRPQGDRPYGNKPQGNRPQGDKPYGNRPQGGGRPNNRSYNKPAKDRDIAIPKPDPVVAAQAKAKAQERPRSEQRKSNKPFSKDLRAESHDKKENVFNKHQHRKKHKNKKAEKQLPGQPMEKKPITIGESLTVQQLAEKLRRTAADVIKALMKLGVLATINQEIDADTATLIANEFGYEVIIKHEEDIEETIMAEEADNEEDLELRPPVVTVMGHVDHGKTSLLDAIRETDVTATEAGGITQHIGAYQVEKNGKKITFLDTPGHAAFTAMRARGAQATDIAILVVASDDGVMPQTIEAINHAKAAEVPIIVAINKMDKPEANPDRVRQELTNYGLVVEQWGGDTISVEVSAIKRHGLDELLEMILLVAEMQELKANPNRLARGTVIEAELDKGRGPVATVLVQNGTLNVGDTVVVGSAHGRVRAMMDYRGRRVKTAGPSTPVEVLGLNSVPGAGDVLVAVKDEKTAKAVAEKRVNKKREEEQKITTRLSLDDLFKNIKEGTIKELPIVVKADVQGSVEALRQSLEKLSNEEVKVSLVHGGVGAITETDIMLASASNAIVIGFNVRPDVNAQRAAEAEKIDLRTYRVIYDAIDDIKAAMSGLLDPEYKEVVIGQVEVRKIFKVSKVGTIAGCYVVEGKINRDAGVRVIRDGIVVHEGKLDTLKRFKDDAKEVAQGYECGITIERFNDIQEGDVIEAFVTEEIKRELA; this is encoded by the coding sequence ATGACAAAAAAAAGAGTGCATGAAATAGCCAAAGAGTTAAACATAGAAAGTAAGGAAGTTATGCAAAGACTTTCTAAAATGGGCATTAGTGTTAAATCTGCTCTTAGTGTGGTGGAAGAAAGTGATTACAAAAAAATAGTACACAGCAATAATAACCCCAAGGCAGTAAACACACACAGTAATGAAAATAATGGCCCAGAAAAAAGGAATGATAATAAGCGAAAAACTAACCAGGATCATACTCCAGGGGTTGTGGACAGGGTACCCTCTCGCCCACCGGATCGCCGTTTTGAAGAACGCAAACCTAATAATACACAGGGTGGTAAAAACAGAACGGGTGCACAGGGTGGACCAAGCAGGTTTAACAATAATGCCCAAAGTGCTCATGGTGATAAAAAGCATACAGGGACCCAAGGTAATAAACCCCAAGGTGAACGCCCACAGGGTAACAAACCCCAAGGCAATAGACCCTATGGTAATCGTCCCCAGGGTAACAGACCCCAGGGAGATAGCCCCTATGGCAACAAGCCCCAGGGTAACAGACCCCAAGGGGATAGACCCTATGGTAACCGTCCCCAGGGTAACAGACCCCAAGGAGACAGACCCTATGGTAACAAACCCCAGGGCAACAGACCCCAGGGAGATAGGCCCTATGGCAACAAGCCCCAGGGTAACAGACCCCAAGGAGATAAACCCTATGGTAATCGTCCCCAGGGTGGGGGTAGACCCAATAATCGTTCCTATAATAAGCCAGCTAAAGATAGAGATATAGCTATACCAAAACCAGATCCAGTGGTGGCTGCCCAGGCTAAGGCCAAGGCCCAGGAAAGACCCCGTAGTGAGCAACGTAAGTCTAATAAGCCTTTTTCCAAGGATTTAAGGGCTGAATCCCATGATAAAAAGGAAAACGTGTTTAATAAACATCAACATCGCAAAAAGCATAAAAACAAAAAAGCTGAGAAACAATTGCCCGGTCAGCCAATGGAAAAGAAACCAATTACCATTGGCGAAAGCCTTACTGTGCAACAATTGGCAGAAAAACTGCGCCGTACAGCTGCAGACGTCATTAAAGCATTAATGAAATTAGGCGTTTTGGCAACTATCAATCAGGAAATAGATGCTGATACTGCAACACTAATTGCTAATGAATTTGGCTATGAAGTAATTATCAAGCATGAAGAAGATATTGAAGAAACTATTATGGCCGAAGAAGCAGATAACGAAGAAGATTTAGAGTTGCGTCCGCCGGTGGTTACAGTAATGGGTCACGTTGACCACGGTAAAACATCTCTGTTAGACGCCATCAGAGAGACTGATGTTACAGCCACCGAAGCGGGTGGTATCACTCAACATATTGGTGCCTATCAAGTTGAAAAGAATGGTAAAAAAATTACTTTCTTAGATACACCAGGCCACGCTGCTTTTACAGCCATGAGAGCTCGAGGCGCCCAGGCAACAGATATAGCTATCTTAGTGGTGGCGTCTGATGACGGTGTGATGCCACAAACAATAGAGGCCATCAACCATGCTAAAGCTGCCGAAGTACCAATTATTGTGGCTATTAATAAAATGGATAAACCCGAGGCCAATCCCGATCGGGTTCGTCAGGAATTGACCAATTATGGCTTAGTGGTGGAACAATGGGGCGGTGATACCATTAGCGTTGAAGTTTCTGCCATTAAACGCCATGGTTTAGATGAGTTGTTGGAAATGATTTTGTTAGTGGCTGAAATGCAAGAACTGAAAGCCAACCCCAATCGGTTAGCCAGAGGTACTGTAATTGAGGCCGAATTAGACAAAGGTCGTGGACCAGTGGCCACTGTACTGGTGCAGAATGGTACTCTGAATGTTGGAGACACTGTTGTGGTAGGTAGTGCCCATGGACGCGTCAGAGCAATGATGGATTATCGCGGTAGAAGGGTTAAAACCGCTGGCCCATCTACTCCAGTGGAAGTATTGGGTTTAAATAGTGTACCCGGGGCTGGCGATGTACTGGTTGCGGTAAAGGATGAGAAAACGGCTAAAGCCGTTGCTGAAAAGAGAGTGAACAAAAAACGGGAAGAAGAACAGAAAATCACCACCAGATTATCGCTGGATGATTTATTTAAGAATATTAAAGAAGGAACTATTAAAGAATTGCCCATTGTAGTGAAGGCTGATGTGCAAGGCTCGGTGGAGGCATTGAGACAGTCTTTAGAGAAGCTTTCTAACGAAGAAGTAAAAGTGTCTCTGGTGCACGGCGGTGTTGGGGCGATTACCGAAACTGATATTATGCTGGCCTCAGCATCCAATGCCATTGTAATTGGCTTTAATGTTAGACCGGATGTTAACGCCCAAAGGGCAGCAGAGGCTGAAAAAATTGACTTGCGCACCTACCGCGTCATTTATGATGCCATTGATGACATTAAAGCAGCAATGAGTGGTTTGTTGGATCCTGAGTATAAAGAAGTGGTAATTGGTCAGGTAGAAGTGCGTAAAATATTTAAGGTATCTAAAGTAGGGACCATTGCTGGTTGCTATGTGGTTGAAGGTAAAATTAACCGCGATGCCGGTGTGCGAGTAATTAGAGATGGCATTGTTGTACATGAAGGTAAATTGGATACATTAAAACGTTTTAAAGATGATGCCAAAGAGGTAGCCCAAGGTTATGAATGTGGTATTACCATTGAAAGATTTAATGATATTCAAGAGGGAGATGTTATTGAGGCTTTTGTTACCGAAGAAATTAAAAGAGAATTGGCCTAA
- a CDS encoding ribosomal L7Ae/L30e/S12e/Gadd45 family protein, with translation MNKQAANMLGLCQRAGKLLSGDCQVKNSIKDNRAKLVILATDASERTKKDYIYLAKANKIPLIQFSSKTELGLSVGKARRAALSIIDTNFAKGIHQIIGGGEA, from the coding sequence GTGAATAAACAAGCTGCCAATATGTTAGGGCTTTGTCAGCGAGCAGGTAAATTGCTTTCTGGAGATTGTCAGGTTAAAAATAGTATTAAGGACAATAGGGCAAAGTTGGTAATTTTAGCAACCGATGCCTCAGAGCGCACCAAGAAAGATTATATATACTTGGCAAAAGCTAATAAAATCCCCTTAATACAATTCTCATCTAAAACAGAATTGGGCTTATCGGTTGGAAAAGCTCGTCGAGCTGCTCTGTCTATTATAGATACCAACTTTGCCAAGGGAATTCATCAGATAATAGGAGGGGGAGAGGCGTAG